In one window of Thermus aquaticus DNA:
- a CDS encoding mechanosensitive ion channel family protein has protein sequence MAPWLDLALTLLVAWLLGRYGARALNALSRLTPTKGDDRFFQLLGLLWWGVVGLLAFSRLAHALDLPLEPWRTWGRELTRWLGRQGVSALAVLALTFLGYRLVPLLLRGLPEPEEGLSREAVRRRTLRRASESALKAVVLVLGGLLFLSNLGLNVTALLAGAGVAGLALSFALQNLLRDFINGFFILLEDQYGVGDIVQIGGVGGKVERFSLRLTVLRDLEGRVHFLPNSEVRQVTVLTQEWSRAVVDVSVAYREDLDRALEVFRDEVARFYQDPEWRERFADPPEVLGVQSLADSGVVIRVLFNTKPAEQWAVAREFRRRIKNRLDREGIEIPYPHQKLYFGEPLRLERG, from the coding sequence GGGCCGCTACGGGGCCCGGGCCCTGAACGCCCTGAGCCGCCTCACCCCCACCAAGGGGGACGACCGCTTCTTCCAGCTTCTGGGCCTCCTCTGGTGGGGGGTGGTGGGCCTCTTGGCCTTCAGCCGCCTGGCCCACGCCCTGGACCTCCCCCTGGAGCCCTGGCGCACCTGGGGCCGGGAGCTCACCCGGTGGCTGGGGAGGCAAGGGGTTTCCGCCCTGGCCGTCCTGGCCCTCACCTTCCTGGGCTACCGCCTGGTTCCCCTTCTGCTGAGGGGCCTCCCCGAACCCGAGGAAGGCCTGAGCCGGGAGGCGGTGCGGCGAAGGACCCTGAGGCGGGCCTCCGAGTCGGCGCTGAAGGCGGTGGTTCTGGTCCTGGGGGGGCTTCTTTTCCTCTCCAACCTGGGCCTCAACGTCACCGCCCTCCTGGCGGGGGCGGGGGTAGCGGGGCTCGCCCTGAGCTTCGCCCTGCAGAACCTCCTCAGGGACTTCATCAACGGCTTCTTCATCCTCCTGGAAGACCAGTACGGCGTGGGGGACATCGTCCAGATCGGCGGTGTGGGGGGGAAGGTGGAGCGCTTCTCCTTGCGCCTCACCGTGCTCCGGGACCTGGAGGGGCGGGTCCACTTCCTCCCCAACTCCGAGGTGCGCCAGGTGACCGTCCTCACCCAGGAGTGGAGCCGGGCGGTGGTGGACGTGAGCGTGGCCTACAGGGAGGACCTGGACCGGGCGCTGGAGGTCTTCCGGGACGAGGTGGCCCGCTTTTACCAAGACCCCGAGTGGCGGGAACGCTTCGCCGATCCACCCGAGGTCCTGGGGGTCCAGAGCCTGGCCGACTCCGGGGTGGTCATCCGCGTCCTCTTCAACACCAAGCCCGCCGAGCAGTGGGCCGTGGCCCGGGAGTTTCGCAGGCGCATCAAAAACCGCCTGGACCGGGAGGGGATAGAGATCCCCTACCCCCACCAGAAGCTCTACTTCGGCGAGCCGCTGCGCCTGGAAAGGGGGTAA
- a CDS encoding biotin--[acetyl-CoA-carboxylase] ligase, which translates to MGLLDLLDETYQRGETLADRLGVSRAAVSKEAKRLLAEGFPVEVGRRGYRIRPGTPLPHLFQPEGRLGKPYRYLGRVGSTQDILRAWAEAGAPEGALVLAEVQERGRGRRGRPWESRPGESLTFSLLLRPALPLSALSLLPLLAGLALFEAVGLGGLKWPNDLLAPDGRKLAGVLLEAKAEGEEVAYALLGVGVNVAWAPEGAASLQEFGPYSRREVLLAFLRRLEALLPLLEDPEALLARYRQASYTLGRRVRVETPKGVVEGVAQEVLPDGSLLVGGVRVGAGEVALLPLLE; encoded by the coding sequence ATGGGACTCCTGGATCTTTTGGACGAGACCTACCAAAGGGGCGAGACCCTGGCCGACCGCCTCGGGGTGAGCCGGGCCGCGGTCTCCAAGGAAGCAAAGCGGCTTTTGGCCGAGGGCTTTCCCGTGGAGGTGGGTCGGCGAGGCTACCGCATCCGCCCCGGCACCCCCCTGCCCCACCTCTTCCAGCCCGAGGGAAGGCTCGGGAAGCCCTACCGCTACCTGGGCCGGGTGGGGAGCACCCAGGACATCCTCAGGGCCTGGGCCGAGGCGGGGGCCCCCGAGGGGGCCTTGGTCCTGGCCGAGGTCCAGGAAAGGGGGCGGGGCCGCCGGGGAAGGCCCTGGGAAAGCCGCCCCGGGGAGAGCCTCACCTTCTCCCTCCTCTTGAGGCCCGCCCTGCCCCTCTCCGCCCTAAGCCTCCTCCCCCTCCTCGCAGGCCTGGCCCTCTTTGAGGCCGTGGGGCTCGGGGGGCTCAAGTGGCCCAACGACCTCCTGGCCCCAGACGGCAGGAAGCTCGCCGGGGTGCTCCTGGAGGCCAAGGCCGAGGGCGAGGAGGTGGCCTACGCCCTCCTGGGGGTGGGGGTCAACGTGGCCTGGGCCCCGGAAGGGGCGGCCTCCCTCCAGGAGTTCGGCCCCTACTCCAGGCGGGAGGTTCTCCTGGCCTTCCTCCGGCGCCTGGAGGCCCTCCTCCCTCTCCTGGAGGACCCCGAGGCCCTCCTCGCCCGCTACCGCCAGGCCTCCTACACCCTGGGCCGGAGGGTGCGGGTAGAGACCCCCAAGGGCGTGGTGGAGGGCGTGGCCCAGGAGGTCCTCCCCGACGGCAGCCTCCTGGTAGGGGGGGTGCGGGTGGGGGCGGGGGAGGTGGCGCTCCTCCCCCTCCTTGAGTAA
- a CDS encoding thiamine pyrophosphate-dependent dehydrogenase E1 component subunit alpha, with product MVKDTHRFRPFTEEPIRLIGEKGEWLGDFPLDLEEERLKRFYRDMLAARMLDERYTILIRTGKTSFIAPAAGHEAAQVAIAHAVRRGFDWLFPYYRDHGLALALGVPPRELFGQMLATKADPNKGRQMPEHPGSKALNLFTVASPIASHVPPAAGAAISMKLLRTGQVAVCTFGDGATSEGDWYAGINFAAVQGAPAVFICENNFYAISVDYRHQTKSPTIADKAHAFGIPGYLVDGMDVLASYYVVKEAVERARLGEGPSLVELRVYRYGPHSSADDDSRYRPREEVEAWRKRDPIPRFRRFLEARGLWNAEWEEDLKEEIRAELERGLKEAEEAGPIPPEWMLDDVLAEKPWHLKKQEALLKEEL from the coding sequence ATGGTCAAGGACACCCACCGGTTCCGGCCCTTCACCGAGGAGCCCATAAGGCTCATCGGTGAGAAGGGGGAGTGGCTGGGGGACTTCCCCCTGGACCTGGAGGAGGAGAGGCTAAAGAGGTTCTACCGGGACATGCTGGCCGCCCGGATGCTGGACGAGCGCTACACCATCCTGATCCGCACCGGCAAGACCAGCTTCATCGCCCCCGCCGCCGGGCACGAAGCTGCCCAGGTGGCCATCGCCCACGCCGTGAGGCGGGGATTTGACTGGCTCTTCCCCTACTACCGGGACCACGGCCTGGCCCTAGCCCTGGGGGTCCCCCCCAGAGAGCTCTTCGGCCAGATGCTGGCCACCAAGGCCGACCCCAACAAGGGGCGGCAGATGCCCGAGCACCCCGGCTCCAAGGCCCTCAACCTCTTCACCGTGGCCTCCCCCATCGCCTCCCACGTGCCCCCCGCCGCCGGGGCCGCCATCAGCATGAAGCTCCTGCGCACCGGCCAGGTGGCGGTCTGCACCTTCGGGGACGGGGCCACCAGCGAGGGGGACTGGTACGCCGGCATCAACTTCGCCGCCGTGCAGGGGGCCCCCGCCGTCTTCATCTGCGAGAACAACTTCTACGCCATCAGCGTGGACTACCGCCACCAGACCAAAAGCCCCACCATCGCCGACAAGGCCCATGCCTTCGGCATCCCCGGCTACCTGGTGGACGGGATGGACGTCCTGGCCAGCTACTACGTGGTCAAGGAGGCCGTGGAGCGGGCCCGCCTGGGAGAGGGCCCCAGCCTGGTGGAACTCAGGGTCTACCGCTACGGCCCCCATTCCTCCGCCGACGACGACAGCCGCTACCGCCCCCGGGAGGAGGTGGAGGCCTGGCGGAAGCGGGACCCCATCCCCCGCTTCCGGCGGTTCCTCGAGGCCCGAGGCCTCTGGAACGCCGAGTGGGAGGAGGACCTGAAGGAGGAGATCCGCGCCGAGCTGGAGCGGGGCCTAAAGGAGGCGGAGGAGGCGGGGCCCATCCCCCCTGAGTGGATGTTGGACGACGTCCTCGCCGAGAAACCCTGGCACCTCAAGAAGCAGGAGGCCCTCCTCAAAGAGGAGCTTTAG
- a CDS encoding secondary thiamine-phosphate synthase enzyme YjbQ: protein MEGIRVRTPKEGFVNITKAVEAALKGHTGLVYLFVPHTTCGLTVQEGADPDVAHDLLARLSELVPRLHPKDRHREGNSDAHLKTLLTGVHLLLPAEGGRLRLGRWQQVFLAEYDGPREREVWIQLL, encoded by the coding sequence ATGGAAGGGATCCGGGTGCGCACCCCCAAGGAAGGGTTCGTCAACATCACCAAGGCGGTGGAGGCGGCCCTCAAGGGGCACACGGGCCTGGTCTACCTCTTTGTCCCCCACACCACCTGCGGCCTCACCGTGCAGGAGGGGGCCGACCCCGACGTGGCCCACGACCTCCTCGCGCGCCTCTCGGAACTCGTCCCCCGCCTCCACCCCAAGGACCGCCACCGGGAGGGGAACAGCGACGCCCACCTCAAGACCCTCCTCACCGGGGTCCACCTCCTCCTCCCCGCCGAGGGGGGGAGGCTCAGGCTTGGGCGGTGGCAGCAGGTCTTTCTGGCCGAGTACGACGGGCCCCGGGAAAGGGAGGTCTGGATCCAGCTTCTCTGA
- a CDS encoding DUF2203 domain-containing protein, producing MFTRIFTKEEADALLPELRRVLKEMRQAKAELLLAQSRLPEARGVERRALEEEIRFLMGTLEADARYLASLGVLLKDLDRGLVDFPARVGGEIVFLCWQEGEPEVAHYHPLSGGFAERRPLEEAATLPPKVAHPGETRPGA from the coding sequence ATGTTCACCCGCATCTTCACCAAGGAAGAGGCCGACGCCCTCCTGCCCGAGCTCAGGCGGGTCCTTAAGGAGATGCGCCAGGCCAAGGCCGAGCTCCTCCTGGCCCAGTCGCGGCTCCCCGAGGCCCGGGGGGTGGAAAGGAGGGCGTTGGAGGAGGAGATCCGCTTCCTCATGGGCACCCTCGAGGCCGACGCCCGCTACCTGGCCTCCCTGGGGGTCCTCCTCAAGGACCTGGACCGGGGCCTTGTGGACTTCCCCGCCCGGGTCGGGGGGGAGATCGTCTTCCTCTGCTGGCAGGAGGGGGAGCCCGAGGTGGCCCACTACCACCCCCTCTCCGGGGGCTTCGCGGAGCGGCGCCCCCTGGAGGAGGCCGCTACCCTCCCGCCGAAGGTGGCCCACCCCGGCGAAACTCGGCCAGGCGCCTGA
- a CDS encoding class I SAM-dependent methyltransferase, with amino-acid sequence MASALLRAAYAYDRLRAYPPEVAGRIATAIGHAVAARGEEPVLLELGVGTGRIALPLIARGYRYLALDCDPAMLEVFQKKAAGVMRKVRLLLADAREIPLPDESVHGVIAVHLWHLLPDWPKALAEALRVLKPSGVLLEGWERVEAEPECRLQERWRELVAEEGVLVERGLHGRRMAEVEEALRRLGLRPRTREVVAWREERTPREALEALAYRLYSFTKGVPEEAHARAMERLWAWAEAELGDLDRPFSVEKRFFLRSTRLS; translated from the coding sequence ATGGCCAGCGCCCTCCTCAGGGCGGCCTACGCCTACGACCGCCTCCGGGCCTACCCGCCCGAGGTGGCGGGCCGCATCGCCACCGCCATCGGCCACGCCGTGGCGGCCAGGGGGGAGGAGCCCGTCCTCCTGGAGCTGGGCGTGGGCACGGGGCGCATCGCCCTTCCCCTCATCGCCCGGGGGTACCGGTACCTCGCCCTGGACTGCGACCCGGCCATGCTGGAGGTGTTTCAGAAGAAGGCGGCGGGGGTTATGCGCAAGGTGCGCCTTCTTCTGGCGGATGCCCGGGAAATCCCCCTCCCCGACGAGAGCGTCCACGGGGTCATCGCCGTCCACCTCTGGCACCTCCTCCCCGACTGGCCCAAGGCCCTGGCCGAGGCCTTAAGGGTCTTAAAGCCCTCCGGGGTCCTCCTGGAGGGCTGGGAAAGGGTAGAGGCCGAGCCCGAGTGCCGCCTGCAGGAGAGGTGGCGGGAGCTTGTGGCCGAGGAGGGGGTCTTGGTGGAGCGGGGGCTTCACGGAAGGCGCATGGCCGAGGTGGAGGAGGCCCTAAGGCGCCTTGGCCTCAGGCCCAGGACCCGGGAGGTGGTGGCCTGGCGGGAGGAGCGCACGCCCAGGGAGGCCCTCGAGGCCCTGGCCTACCGCCTCTACTCCTTCACCAAGGGGGTGCCCGAGGAGGCCCACGCCCGGGCCATGGAGAGGCTCTGGGCCTGGGCGGAGGCGGAGCTTGGCGACCTGGACCGCCCCTTTTCGGTGGAGAAGCGCTTTTTCCTGCGCTCCACCCGGCTTTCCTGA
- a CDS encoding glucose-1-phosphate thymidylyltransferase, with the protein MKGLILAAGRGTRLRPLTHTRPKPVIRVAGRPIIHYAVENLLQAGVREIGVVVSPETEKDLRLALEGFPVRFVLQEEPQGLAHAVAVARDFLGESPFVLYLGDNLFQKGIGPYLEAFREGVSAVLALVRVQDPRQFGVAVMEEDRIVRLVEKPKEPPSDLAVAGVYVFSPEVWEVIPGLKPSARGEYEITDAIQALIDRKKRVVGVEVQGWWKDTGRPEDLLDANRLLLEELAPRVEGEVVESALTGRVVVEKGARVVRSRVIGPAFIGEGAVVEGAYVGPFTSLGPGVRVAGSEVEYAILEDHAVLEDVPVRLQESILGVGARVMSRNGLPRAHRLILGDLSQVELA; encoded by the coding sequence ATGAAGGGCCTCATCCTGGCGGCGGGGAGGGGGACCAGGCTCCGCCCCCTCACCCACACAAGGCCCAAGCCCGTGATCCGGGTGGCGGGCCGACCCATCATCCACTACGCCGTGGAAAACCTCCTCCAGGCTGGCGTAAGGGAGATCGGCGTGGTGGTCTCCCCGGAGACGGAAAAGGACTTGCGCCTGGCCCTGGAGGGCTTCCCCGTCCGCTTCGTCCTCCAGGAGGAGCCCCAGGGCCTGGCCCACGCCGTGGCCGTGGCCCGGGACTTCCTGGGGGAAAGCCCCTTCGTCCTCTACCTGGGGGACAACCTCTTCCAGAAGGGCATCGGTCCCTATCTGGAGGCCTTCAGGGAGGGGGTGAGCGCCGTCTTGGCCCTGGTGCGGGTCCAAGACCCCCGGCAGTTCGGGGTGGCGGTGATGGAGGAGGACCGCATCGTCCGCCTTGTGGAAAAGCCCAAGGAGCCCCCCTCGGACCTGGCCGTGGCCGGGGTCTACGTCTTCTCCCCGGAGGTGTGGGAGGTCATCCCGGGCCTCAAGCCCTCCGCCCGGGGGGAGTACGAGATCACCGACGCCATCCAGGCCCTCATTGACCGGAAGAAGCGGGTGGTGGGGGTGGAGGTCCAGGGCTGGTGGAAGGACACGGGCCGCCCCGAGGACCTCCTGGACGCCAACCGCCTCCTTCTGGAAGAGCTCGCCCCCAGGGTGGAAGGCGAGGTGGTGGAGAGCGCCCTCACCGGCCGGGTGGTGGTGGAAAAGGGGGCCAGGGTGGTGAGAAGCAGGGTGATCGGCCCCGCCTTCATCGGGGAGGGCGCGGTGGTGGAGGGGGCCTATGTGGGGCCCTTCACCTCCTTGGGGCCCGGGGTGAGGGTGGCGGGCTCGGAGGTGGAGTACGCCATCCTCGAGGACCACGCCGTCCTGGAAGACGTCCCCGTGCGCCTCCAGGAGAGCATCCTGGGCGTGGGGGCCAGGGTGATGAGCAGGAACGGCCTTCCCCGGGCCCACCGCCTGATCCTGGGCGACCTCTCCCAGGTGGAGCTGGCCTGA
- a CDS encoding metallopeptidase family protein — MTYAEFVNLVERLWDEIPEAFKRGLQGVHVFPEAKPEPGLKDVWRLGEYLDPGPPSAFRGFEGLGRHIALYYGSFLQVAGPGFDWEGEVWETLLHELRHHLESLAGRDDLVREDLRRLAEFRRGGPPSAGG, encoded by the coding sequence ATGACCTACGCCGAGTTCGTGAACCTGGTGGAAAGGCTCTGGGATGAGATCCCCGAGGCCTTCAAGAGGGGCCTCCAAGGGGTGCACGTCTTCCCCGAGGCCAAGCCGGAGCCGGGGCTTAAGGACGTGTGGCGGCTTGGGGAGTACCTGGACCCCGGCCCCCCCTCGGCCTTCCGGGGCTTTGAGGGCCTGGGGCGGCACATCGCCCTTTACTACGGCTCCTTTTTGCAGGTGGCCGGGCCAGGCTTTGACTGGGAAGGGGAGGTCTGGGAGACCCTCCTCCACGAGCTCAGGCACCACCTGGAATCCCTGGCGGGCCGGGACGACCTGGTAAGGGAGGACCTCAGGCGCCTGGCCGAGTTTCGCCGGGGTGGGCCACCTTCGGCGGGAGGGTAG
- a CDS encoding RelA/SpoT family protein, which translates to MVVREALWENLERVLAYLSPEDREKVHKAYLFAEEAHRGQLRKSGEPYITHPVAVAEILASLRMDADTVAAGLLHDTMEDCGVAGEELERRFGPAVRRIVEGETKVSKLYKFANLEGEEKRAEDLRQMFIAMAEDVRIIIVKLADRLHNLRTLEHMPEGKQKRIAQETLEIYAPLAHRLGMGQIKWELEDLSFRYLHPEAYQALLARLQETQEARERMVKRAMEVLEEALKQDALLQSQLQGFEVTGRPKHLYSIWKKMEREGKALEQIYDLLAVRVILDPKPSPTEEAKGLREKQVCYHVLGLVHALWQPIPGRVKDYIAVPKPNGYQSLHTTVIALEGLPLEVQIRTREMHRIAEYGIAAHWLYKEGLTDPEEVKRRVSWLKNIQEWQQEFSSSREFVEAVTRDLLGGRVFVFTPKGRIINLPKGATPVDFAYHIHTEVGHHMVGAKVNGRIVPLSYELQNGDMVEILTAKNAHPSKDWLEFARTRTAKSKIRQYFRAQERQETLERGQSLLERYLKRRGLPKPTDSGLEEAAKRLGLSPSPEELYLALALNRLTPRQVAEKLYPKALLKPEKPKEAPRNTWGIRLEGNLEAPIRLASCCEPMKGDSILGFVTRGRGVTVHRADCPNLRRLLQGPEADRVLGAYWEGVGGKVATLEVLAQDRAGLLRDVMQVVAEAGKSALGSETRILGPVARIRLRLTVEDGEREALTRALKGVKSVEAVRWV; encoded by the coding sequence GTGGTCGTTCGCGAGGCTCTTTGGGAAAACCTGGAAAGGGTCCTGGCCTACCTCTCCCCGGAAGACCGGGAGAAGGTTCACAAGGCCTACCTCTTCGCCGAGGAGGCCCACCGGGGCCAGCTTAGGAAAAGCGGGGAGCCTTACATCACCCACCCCGTGGCCGTGGCGGAGATCCTGGCCTCCTTGCGCATGGATGCCGACACCGTGGCGGCGGGCCTCCTCCACGACACCATGGAGGACTGCGGGGTAGCGGGGGAGGAGCTGGAAAGGCGCTTCGGCCCCGCCGTGCGCCGCATCGTGGAGGGGGAGACCAAGGTCAGCAAGCTCTACAAGTTCGCCAACCTCGAGGGGGAGGAGAAGCGGGCCGAGGACCTCCGCCAGATGTTCATCGCCATGGCGGAGGACGTGCGCATCATCATCGTCAAGCTGGCAGACCGCCTGCACAACCTCCGCACCCTGGAGCACATGCCCGAGGGAAAGCAAAAGCGCATTGCCCAGGAGACCCTGGAGATCTACGCCCCCCTGGCCCACCGCCTGGGGATGGGGCAGATCAAGTGGGAGCTGGAGGACCTCTCCTTCCGCTACCTCCACCCCGAGGCCTACCAGGCCCTCCTCGCCCGCCTTCAGGAGACCCAGGAGGCCCGGGAAAGGATGGTGAAGCGGGCCATGGAGGTCCTGGAGGAGGCCCTGAAGCAAGACGCGCTCCTGCAAAGCCAGCTCCAGGGTTTTGAGGTCACGGGCAGGCCCAAGCACCTCTACTCCATCTGGAAGAAGATGGAAAGGGAAGGGAAGGCCCTGGAGCAGATCTACGACCTCCTGGCGGTGCGGGTCATCCTGGACCCCAAGCCAAGCCCCACCGAGGAGGCCAAGGGCCTTAGGGAGAAGCAGGTCTGCTACCACGTCCTGGGCCTGGTCCACGCCCTGTGGCAGCCCATCCCGGGAAGGGTCAAGGACTACATCGCCGTGCCCAAGCCCAACGGCTACCAGAGCCTCCACACCACGGTCATCGCCCTGGAGGGCCTCCCCCTGGAGGTGCAGATCCGCACCCGGGAGATGCACCGCATCGCCGAGTACGGTATCGCCGCCCACTGGCTCTACAAGGAGGGCCTCACCGACCCCGAGGAGGTGAAAAGGCGGGTCTCCTGGCTGAAGAACATCCAGGAGTGGCAGCAGGAGTTCAGTAGCTCCCGGGAGTTCGTGGAGGCGGTGACCCGGGACCTCTTGGGCGGGCGGGTCTTCGTCTTTACCCCTAAGGGGCGCATCATCAACCTGCCCAAGGGGGCCACCCCGGTGGACTTCGCCTACCACATCCACACCGAGGTGGGGCACCACATGGTGGGGGCCAAGGTGAACGGCAGGATCGTCCCCCTCTCCTACGAGCTGCAAAACGGGGACATGGTGGAGATCCTCACCGCCAAAAACGCCCACCCCTCCAAGGACTGGCTGGAGTTCGCCAGGACCCGGACCGCCAAGAGCAAGATCCGCCAGTACTTCCGTGCCCAGGAGCGCCAGGAGACCCTGGAGAGGGGGCAGAGCCTCCTGGAGCGCTACCTGAAGCGCAGGGGCCTGCCCAAGCCCACGGACAGCGGGCTGGAGGAGGCCGCCAAGCGGCTTGGCCTCTCCCCCTCCCCCGAGGAGCTCTACCTGGCCCTGGCCCTGAACCGCCTCACCCCCAGGCAGGTGGCGGAAAAGCTCTACCCCAAGGCCCTCCTCAAGCCGGAAAAGCCCAAGGAAGCTCCCAGGAACACCTGGGGCATCCGCCTGGAAGGGAACCTCGAGGCCCCCATCCGCCTGGCCTCCTGCTGCGAGCCCATGAAGGGGGACAGCATCCTGGGCTTCGTCACCCGGGGCCGGGGGGTCACGGTCCACCGGGCCGACTGCCCCAACCTGCGCCGCCTCCTCCAGGGCCCCGAGGCGGATCGGGTCCTAGGGGCCTACTGGGAGGGCGTGGGCGGGAAGGTGGCCACCCTCGAGGTCCTGGCCCAGGACCGGGCCGGCCTCCTCCGGGACGTGATGCAGGTGGTGGCGGAGGCGGGGAAAAGCGCTTTGGGCTCGGAGACCCGCATCCTGGGGCCCGTGGCCCGGATCCGCCTCCGCCTCACCGTGGAGGACGGGGAGCGGGAGGCCCTGACCCGGGCCCTGAAGGGCGTGAAGAGCGTGGAAGCGGTGCGCTGGGTATAG
- a CDS encoding 23S rRNA (pseudouridine(1915)-N(3))-methyltransferase RlmH, producing MRLRVVAVGRPRLEYARLGVELYGERIRRYAPLELLFVREAKELRPKAEGHRKIVLDERGRLFTTEGLYRFLLGLEGERVAFLVGGAEGHPEALRKEADLLLSLSPLTLQHELALLVLLEQLYRILTLRAGHPYHRP from the coding sequence GTGCGCTTGCGGGTGGTGGCGGTGGGCAGGCCCCGGCTGGAGTACGCCCGGCTGGGGGTGGAGCTCTATGGGGAGCGCATCCGCCGCTATGCCCCCCTGGAGCTTCTCTTTGTGCGTGAGGCCAAGGAGCTTCGGCCCAAGGCGGAGGGACACCGGAAGATCGTCTTGGACGAGCGAGGGAGGCTTTTCACCACCGAGGGGCTTTACCGGTTTCTTTTGGGCTTGGAGGGGGAGCGGGTGGCCTTTCTGGTGGGGGGCGCCGAAGGGCACCCGGAGGCCTTGCGGAAAGAGGCGGACCTCCTCCTTTCCCTCTCCCCCCTCACCCTGCAGCACGAGCTGGCCCTTTTGGTCCTCCTGGAACAGCTTTACCGCATCCTGACCCTGAGGGCGGGGCACCCCTACCACCGGCCATGA